Genomic DNA from Paucilactobacillus hokkaidonensis JCM 18461:
GCAATAATGACAGTTTTGGAATATGAAACTCGTTTATCAGTTACAATTTTAAAGCTATTTTCTTCTTTAATGACATCGGTCACAGTTTCACCAAGGAACGTATCAATTGGTGCCTCTTGCATTTGATGATATAACTGATCAATCATTTGGTTGGCTTGAATATTAGGTAACCCAGCAATGTCTAATATTGTTTTTTCTGGATATAATGCATTTACTTGTCCGCCTAATTGCGGCAAACTCTCGATTAGTTGTGCCTTAACTTCGCGTAACCCGGCATAAAAAGCAGCAAACATTCCGGCAGGCCCACCGCCGACAATCGTAACATCGTATATTTGATCTTTCATTTTCAACAACCTTCCTTTTCAGTTGAATTTATCTTACACTATTCAGATTTAATTATCATTTGTTTGTATTCAAAAAAATATCAATTAAATTCTGGATATGATTTGTCTTTTAAGTCTTGGTCAGCTATGATTGAGTAGTGATAAGGCTTTCATAAAATCTATTGGAGGTAATTTGATGGCAACAAAGAAAATGATTCTTGATTTAGATACTGGGATTGATGATGCACTGGCAATTGCGTATGCATTGGCTGCTCCTGACGTTGATTTGCTTGGAATTGTTAGTTCATATGGTAACTGCTTAATTGAACAAGCAGGAGCTAACAGTCTGAAACTACTGGAACTTTTAGGTGCAACCGATGTACCAGTATACTTAGGTCTCAGTCATTCCAGCACAACAGATCATTTTGACGTAATGCAAGTAAGCAAGGATATTCACGGTAATAACGGAATTGGTGAAGTTAAACTTCCCGCCGCTAAACGACCACTTGAAAGTAAAACTGGTGTTGACTTCATTATTGAAGCAGCTCATGAATATGCCGAAAACTTGATTTTTGTACCAACCGGCCCAATGACTAACTTAGACGCTGCATTAGCTAAAGATCCTGAAATTGCTCATTTAATTGGCAATGTTACCTTCATGGGTGGTGCTTTAACCGTTGAAGGAAATGTTACTCCATTCGCTGAAGCAAACATTAATCAAGATCCACAAGCTGCTGATCGTGTTTTACGCAGTGACTTACAAATTACTATGGTTGGCTTGGATGTTACGTTGCGCACATTGCTAACTAAAGCAGAAACACAAGTATGGCGTAATTTAGGTACAGCTGCAGGAAAAGCATATGCCGATATTACCGATTTTTATATTGACGCTTATTACAACTTAGGCATCGATAAAACTGGCTGTGCGATCCATGATCCATTATCTGTCGGTGTTGCCTTAGATCCATCATTTGTTAAAACAATTGATCTAAACATGAAGGTCACATATGATGATAATAATTATGGCCGTACAATCGGTGACAATGCTCGCTTGAACGATCCAACTACCAATGTAAAGGTAGCCGTTGATGTTGATAAAGATCGCTATCTAAGTGTCTTTATGAACTACTTGACCACATTATTCAAGAAATAAAAATTTGCTTTTTATCGCCAAATAACTTATATTGGCTATGAATCAATATTACATCTGGGGTGCCATTCGGCTGAGATATACCCATTGAACCTGCTCTGGTTAGTACCAGCGAAGGGAGATAATTAGTCAATCAATTCGATTAACGATTAGTGAACGTCTCTCCTTTTTTGGAGAGGCGTTTTTTACTCCAATTTGTAATTTGATAAAAAATTTTTGGAGGTTGATTATATGAATCAACGAGCACACTGGCACGTCCGCGACATTATTTTACTTGCACTAATTGGAATTTTATTTGGTGCCATTTTCCTAGGTACCAATTTTATTTACGACGGGCTAACTGTCGCACTTACACCAATTGGGCTAGCCCCAATGGCAAATGATTTGTCCATGGGGATTTGGATTATGGCTGGTCCACTAGCTGGTTTTATGCTAAGAATTCCAGGAGCTGGATTCTTGGGTGAATTTCTAGCCGCCATCGGTGAAATGTTTTTCGGTGGCCAATGGGGTGCCTCAACCCTAATTTCAGGGGCCGTTCAAGGGGTTGCAATTGAACTCGGATTTACTTTGACTGGCTACAAATTTTATAACTGGTTGACATTAACGCTATCAACGTTAACTTCCACAATAATTACTTTTGGTTGGGATATGTTCCGTAATGGCTATGCAGCCTTTTCTCCCAAATTATTAATTCTTTTATTCATCGTCAGATTTATTTCCATTTTCTTCTTTGGTGGTATTCTTGTTAAGTTAATTACTAATTTATTGGAACGTAGCCACGTATTAAATCGCTAAGAGGACACTATGCAAACACTCAATGTTAACAACCTTACATTTGAATACCAGCCTGATAGCGTCATTTTTCAAGATGTGAACATTCAATTTCCACTCCACAAATTTAGTTTATTGATCGGTCCATCTGGGAGTGGTAAATCAACCCTTTTGAAAATCATTGCTGGACTATACCCACAATTTGGTGGACGGTTAACTGGAGGTCAGCTATCCATGGATGGCATCGATTTTACTGATTGGAATAGTCACAAAGTTGCCATGCTTTTTCAAAATCCAAACCAACAATTTACTATGGATACGCCCAAAAACGAACTAATTTTTGTGCTAGAAAATTTACAAGTGCCACCCAGCGAAATGGATGATCAGATATCGGCAGCTTTGAATTTTGTTGATTGTGCTGATTTAGCCGACCGTAATTTTAATACACTCTCCGGTGGTGAAAAACAAAAAGTAGCGCTTGCTGTTATTGTGGCAATGGATAACGATGTCATTTTATTGGATGAACCTTTTGCCAGTGTTGATCCTGGGGCCCGTGCGCATTTACTTGGAAAACTTACTGAGTTACGCGATAAATATCATAAAACCATTATCCTGGCTGAACATGATCTGCACGGTTATCAATCCATTGCCGATGAGGTCTTCCAAATAACTGCGAATAACGGTCAAATTGTTCCGCTAGAACAAACTGCACGTCAACAATTATTTAACCAGTTTGAAAATGCAACAGATGCAACCAAAATTAAATTGCCCAACGGTGCTGATCAACCTGTTATTTCATTGAGTAATCTACAAATAGATCGACAAAATAAAACTTTACTAAAGCAAAAAAGTTTCGCTTTTTTTCGTGATAAAATCACTCTGATTACAGGTGAAAATGGAATTGGAAAATCGACTCTCTTCAACGGTATTATCAAGTTATTGCCATATCAAGGTAGCATTAAACTAAATAACAATGATATCAAATCAATCCGTTCTAAAAAGTTGGCACTTCAAGTTGGCTTGGTGTTTCAAGATGCTCAGGATCAATTTTTATCAATTACAATGGCAGAAGAAATTGCACTGAGTAAAAAGCATCGTTTAACTGATTATTTTACTGACAAATTAATCAAAGAATCACTTCATCAATTAAATTTGTCAGATCACTTAGACCAGGTCGTGTATTCACTTAGCGATGGTCAAAAAAAGAAACTGCAAATTTTATTAATGTTAATCAGGGGTCAATCGATTTTATTATTAGATGAGCCTCTTAAAGGTCTTGATATTGACTCTTTAACAATTGTATTGAAAATTATTAAACAATCCAGCATCGCACAACATCAAACTATCATCATGATTAGCCATCAATTAACTGGTTTGGCTGACTGGATTGATTACCATGTCTCATTTGAACAACAGCAACTCAGCTATCAGGAGGTGTTGTAATGAATTCAAGTATTAAATTATTGCTAGTTCTACTAATTTCTTTGGAAGTATCCTTCACTCACAGTCTCAGTGCAAATTTACTTTTAATTGTGTGTGGTTTGATTTACTTAATCGTTCATAAAATATCAATCAAGGCGTTATTATTTCTAGCAGTCGTTCCATTACTGCCAGCATTAGGATTATTCGTAACGATTTATTTCTATAGTCCTGGGCAAGACCTTCATTTCGCTTTAGTACTATTTACACGGATGTACGTTTACGTTACTGTGGGAGCTGGTTTTACAATGACTAGTAATCCCTTGGCCTTAGCTCTAAGTCTTGAACAAAACTGGCACCTACCGTCTAAATTTGCTTATGGCTCATTAGCGGCCTTTAACATGTTACCCAAAATTAAAACGGCTATTTTTACAATTCGTACAGCCGGATTAATGCGTGGCATTGTTTTATCTTGGTGGTCACCACAATTATATTTTAAAGCCATTCTAGTCGCATTAAATTGGTCCGAAAATTTAGCCCAAGCGATGATTTCACACGGCTTCGTGGAAGATCAACCAAGAACATTTTATCACCAAATCAAAATAACTATGAGCGATTATAGTTGGTTAATTGGTATTTTGTTAGTCATCCAACTACCAATTTGGTTATTACCATAGCATCATAATATCTTTATAAGATTCTGATTGGTACAATAAGATTCAAGGAGGGACCACAATGGAAAATAGTACACGTAATAAAATTATTAATGGTTTAAGCTACCTGAGTATATTATTTTTACCTGTTATTTTTCCGCTAATTGTTTGGATTGTCGCTGGAAAGCAAGCTGATATTCGCCACCACGCAGTCCGTGCCTTTTGGACACAGCTAATCCCTGTAATCCTTGGCATTGGTCAACTTGTTATCGGAGCAATGTATGGCTTTATTACTAACGATTTACAGTCAACAAGTTGGTTGTTCATTGGCATGCTCGCGATTGTTGTTCTGATCTCAGTTATATTATTTTTATATAATATTGTTAAAGCAATTCAGGTCTTTATTGCTTAAAATAGTTGTACTTTAACTTTTTGATAGATTAAATGTGTTCGCGACCACAGAAGTTTCCGTGTAACATAAAAATAGCTCTGGCGTGGTTAAGTTCAACCATGTCAGAGCTATTTTTACATTATGCTACGACCTCTTAACGTGGTCGCTCACTATTTTGGTTCCCAGCTTCCCTTAAACAACTGTTCTTTCAAATCATTCGCTGATAATTTTTTCTGTGATTCAAAACCATGAAACGGGTTAATTGATTGTAATGCTGAATTTTGATAACGCTTGGCTCGCTCTAGTGCGTATTCGCTTAGCGAACCGTCTTTAATATGAGCCGTTAATCTGGCACTTGGCGTAGTTCTTGGATTTTCTACTCGATCTTCCAAATCTTCTAGTTCTTCTTGATATTCTGGTCCTAGTTGAATTTGATTCGCATATCGTTCTAATCGTGCCAACATTGCTCTAGCACTAGTTTGATACTTACAAACTGCATCCGGAGACTCGGTTGCAACCTCTTCATTCATCTGATCAGCACGCAGCAAAACTTTGTTAACTTCCTCTTCGTGCAAAGCTGGTGTCATAATGAAGTAACTCGACATTAACCGAATAAAGCGCAATGTATTGGTCCGAACGCCCACAGAACTACTTGGGTCTAAGTCCAGCATACGTAACTCTAGATATTTGACACCTGACTTAGCTAAGTCAGCTAACTTTCCATCACCCTTAAATCGAACTGCTCCATGAAATTCATAATCTGAAATTAGAGTTCCATCCTTGGCACCTTGTTTAATGCGATCAACATATTGCTGCACATTTGTATAATCTCCAGTAAATTTAGTACCAAAGCCATAAGAACTTTGTCGTACGCTTCTAATTGGTGCAGCCGGTCCTGCATTATTTTCAAAATAATTAGCCTCTGCAATCGGACTAGCTCCAAATAGATATGTAATTAACCAACGGTAGCGCATGAAACCTTGTGCTATTTTTGTGTACATATAGTTTTCAAGTTCCGTCTCACTCGCAAATTGATCTTTTAAATGCGGATAAACCATATCAAACACTCGTGGATCAATACTTAAATTAATATGAGCGCCGCATGGTGTTCCCTCTGAAAAGCCGTGACGTTTCAGCCATTCTTTTAAATAAGCTTCTTTTTCGGGACCCATTTTGGCTAATAGTAATGTCTGTTTATCTTTTGGCAATCTAGGTGGCATTGATAATGGCCACAATAATTCTCCGGGTGCCAATGCAGTTCTTA
This window encodes:
- a CDS encoding nucleoside hydrolase — protein: MATKKMILDLDTGIDDALAIAYALAAPDVDLLGIVSSYGNCLIEQAGANSLKLLELLGATDVPVYLGLSHSSTTDHFDVMQVSKDIHGNNGIGEVKLPAAKRPLESKTGVDFIIEAAHEYAENLIFVPTGPMTNLDAALAKDPEIAHLIGNVTFMGGALTVEGNVTPFAEANINQDPQAADRVLRSDLQITMVGLDVTLRTLLTKAETQVWRNLGTAAGKAYADITDFYIDAYYNLGIDKTGCAIHDPLSVGVALDPSFVKTIDLNMKVTYDDNNYGRTIGDNARLNDPTTNVKVAVDVDKDRYLSVFMNYLTTLFKK
- a CDS encoding ECF transporter S component encodes the protein MNQRAHWHVRDIILLALIGILFGAIFLGTNFIYDGLTVALTPIGLAPMANDLSMGIWIMAGPLAGFMLRIPGAGFLGEFLAAIGEMFFGGQWGASTLISGAVQGVAIELGFTLTGYKFYNWLTLTLSTLTSTIITFGWDMFRNGYAAFSPKLLILLFIVRFISIFFFGGILVKLITNLLERSHVLNR
- a CDS encoding ATP-binding cassette domain-containing protein; translation: MQTLNVNNLTFEYQPDSVIFQDVNIQFPLHKFSLLIGPSGSGKSTLLKIIAGLYPQFGGRLTGGQLSMDGIDFTDWNSHKVAMLFQNPNQQFTMDTPKNELIFVLENLQVPPSEMDDQISAALNFVDCADLADRNFNTLSGGEKQKVALAVIVAMDNDVILLDEPFASVDPGARAHLLGKLTELRDKYHKTIILAEHDLHGYQSIADEVFQITANNGQIVPLEQTARQQLFNQFENATDATKIKLPNGADQPVISLSNLQIDRQNKTLLKQKSFAFFRDKITLITGENGIGKSTLFNGIIKLLPYQGSIKLNNNDIKSIRSKKLALQVGLVFQDAQDQFLSITMAEEIALSKKHRLTDYFTDKLIKESLHQLNLSDHLDQVVYSLSDGQKKKLQILLMLIRGQSILLLDEPLKGLDIDSLTIVLKIIKQSSIAQHQTIIMISHQLTGLADWIDYHVSFEQQQLSYQEVL
- a CDS encoding energy-coupling factor transporter transmembrane component T family protein, encoding MNSSIKLLLVLLISLEVSFTHSLSANLLLIVCGLIYLIVHKISIKALLFLAVVPLLPALGLFVTIYFYSPGQDLHFALVLFTRMYVYVTVGAGFTMTSNPLALALSLEQNWHLPSKFAYGSLAAFNMLPKIKTAIFTIRTAGLMRGIVLSWWSPQLYFKAILVALNWSENLAQAMISHGFVEDQPRTFYHQIKITMSDYSWLIGILLVIQLPIWLLP
- a CDS encoding glutamate--cysteine ligase, translated to MFSEIGQLIFDNEAVAKTQDFTMGLEIEMQRVDENGDLSKEPYPAGVGDERTNPWVTNDFLETMSEVVTPPAAHALDAMHYLFSINNALRTALAPGELLWPLSMPPRLPKDKQTLLLAKMGPEKEAYLKEWLKRHGFSEGTPCGAHINLSIDPRVFDMVYPHLKDQFASETELENYMYTKIAQGFMRYRWLITYLFGASPIAEANYFENNAGPAAPIRSVRQSSYGFGTKFTGDYTNVQQYVDRIKQGAKDGTLISDYEFHGAVRFKGDGKLADLAKSGVKYLELRMLDLDPSSSVGVRTNTLRFIRLMSSYFIMTPALHEEEVNKVLLRADQMNEEVATESPDAVCKYQTSARAMLARLERYANQIQLGPEYQEELEDLEDRVENPRTTPSARLTAHIKDGSLSEYALERAKRYQNSALQSINPFHGFESQKKLSANDLKEQLFKGSWEPK